A stretch of DNA from Thermoanaerobaculia bacterium:
GCGAGCGGCGTCAGGACGGGGAACACGGTTCGCCGGAAGTACTCTCCCGCCGACGCGCGCCCGGTCTCGTCGAGCGACCCGATCGACGAGATGGTGATCCCGGCGTCCGCGAGCCTCGGAACGAGGTCCTCGACGAGACACTTCGCCTGGCGCTGGACCATCTTCTTGACGGCTCGTCGAGCCGCGTCGAGCTGCTCGCCGGGGGTCAGCCCGTCGATCGAGAGCTCCGTGACTTCGGCCGAGAGCTGCGCGCGCAGACCCGCGACCCGGATCATGAAGAACTCGTCGAGGTTCGTCTGGGAGATCGCGAGGAACTTCAACCGTTCGAGGAGGGGATGGGACGTGTCCTCCGCCTCCTCGATCACGCGCTCGTTGAACGCGAGCCAGGAAAGCTCGCGGTTCAAGAGCGGGACGGAAGCGTCGGGTGCGTCGCGCTCGGTGGAAGGATCGGCGGCCGGGGACGGGGCTTCGGCGAGGGGCATGAGACCGCGAATTGTCCCATATCGGCGTGAAGAGGATGAGAATCGTGGTAACGAGCTGAAGAGAATGCGGTTAGTCCGGCCGACTACGTGGTGTTCTTCTTGGCGGCCCGCGCTTTTCCGAGCTTCACGTTGAGCGGGTTGTCGCGTGAGAGAAACCCGATCACCGGGCGCCGGCGCACTCCCATCTCCTTCCGGAGCTTCAGCAGCTCGGGATGGTTCGGGGAGCTCGTCAGGCCCGCGGAGATCTCCTCGACCGCCTTCCGGCGTGAGTCGGCCAGCAGGTAGATCTTCGCCATGTGCAGGCGGCAGGTCGCGCTCCTCGAGTCCCGTCGGATCGCGGCGCGGCCGGTCTCGACGGCCTCCTTGCGCTTTCCCTGCCGGGCGAGGCACAGCGCGTAGAGCGACAGGACGTGCGGCGGGACGGACTCGTCCGCGGCCGAGAACCGCTCGCACAGGGTGAAAATCACCAGCGACCCGTCCTCGACGCGGTTGGCGTGCAGGAGAGCGGTTCCCTGCTGGAGGAGTTCCCGGGCCGAGAGCTTGGACAGTTCCTCGGGGTCGACCGGCACGGGATGATTTAAGACCGCCGCCCGGCCGGAG
This window harbors:
- a CDS encoding RNA degradosome polyphosphate kinase (catalyzes the reversible transfer of the terminal phosphate of ATP to form a long chain polyphosphate) — protein: MPLAEAPSPAADPSTERDAPDASVPLLNRELSWLAFNERVIEEAEDTSHPLLERLKFLAISQTNLDEFFMIRVAGLRAQLSAEVTELSIDGLTPGEQLDAARRAVKKMVQRQAKCLVEDLVPRLADAGITISSIGSLDETGRASAGEYFRRTVFPVLTPLA